CAATCGCAAACCAGGGAATTTGACAATTTTGGGATACATATTTCACATACTCTAAACCTGCTGCGGCTTTACCCGCTTTCGTCGGTGTTTCATACACAGGTCCCACACCAATATAATCCGCACCTTCGGCAATTGCCCCTTGCATTTCTTGAGGATTTGTGGTAGAGCGTCCGATAATACGCTGAGTTCCTAGTAATTGACGCGCTATAGCAATGGGCATATCCTGTTGTCCCAAATGGACACCATCAGCGTCCACAGCCAAAGCCAAATCCACCCGATCATTAATAATGAATAAAGCACCGTAATGGTGACATAATTCCCGCAGTCTTGTCGCCCGTTCTAGGCGGACTAAATCATCAGCAGTCTTTTCCCGATACTGTAACAGAGTTAAACCACCTTGAAGAGCCGCTTCGGCAATGGCGAATAAGTTATCTGTGGGAGATGTTACTAGATATAAATGCGATCGCCATAATAACTGATGACGCTGATAACCCATCAAATTACTTTCTAGGGTATAAACCTGATAACGCATTTGTTTACAAGCTATCCCCATATTTCCATGATAAAGTTTGCCATATTCTTCTAATACACGCAATGCTTCTTGCACACGGCAAAAATTAGCCTGTAATAGCGATGTAATATCAGCCCTTTGTTCCTCTTGGGGGTGACTTAAATCCGTTCCTGTATCACCCGGTGTATCGCGGGCTGCGCGGATTTCTGCCGTATGCCAAGCACCCAACTCTTGGCGCAAGTGTTTACATATACCTGAAAACTGGGCATTATTTAAACCAAACCGACACCACTCTTCAATAATTCGCAAACCCTCACGAGCGCGATCCAAATTAGCATCTAAAATGCGATAAACAGTTTGTTGTGTGTGACTATGGGCTGAAACCATTACAAAACCTCATTTTTAATGTTTTTATAGTAATAGCCAGCTTGATTCATATTTTAATATTTTGATTATTAAATATTTGCTAACTAATCGCGGTCAATTTGTCAAGATACAAGTAACATCATAGACATACTACTATATAAATAGTATAAAAATTGATTGTATAGCAGTTGCCAGATAGCTGTTGATATCCAGTCTCAGATCCAAATAGACTTTCAGTGTTGTTACTATAAGTTTCAGAGGAGTTTTAGAAACAATGATAATCCCCCAAAAATCTGTGAACACCCTGCATAACTCCCTGAGTTGCTCAATTCTGAGTTTAACAGTTGGTTTAGGAGTGACGAGTACAATACTCTTGATGACAAGTGTAAGTAGTGTATTTGCTCAAGTTCCGACGGTCGGCGAACAAATACTTCAAGGTGAAAAAACAATTTCTCAGATTAACCAGTCATTTGTCAACCCCAGTACAGGAAATGACAAAACAGGTAATGGTAGTATCAGCGCACCTTGGCGGACAATTAGCCAAGCCTTGGAAGCATCACCATCCAATAGTGTAATTATCCTCTCTTCTGGTACATATAGCGCCCAAAGTGGAGAAGTATTTCCTTTAATTTTGAAACCAGGTATAGCCATTCAGGGCAATATTAACAATAAAGGCCAAACTGTGACAATTACTGGTGGTGGC
The DNA window shown above is from Anabaena sp. WA102 and carries:
- a CDS encoding thiamine phosphate synthase, with amino-acid sequence MVSAHSHTQQTVYRILDANLDRAREGLRIIEEWCRFGLNNAQFSGICKHLRQELGAWHTAEIRAARDTPGDTGTDLSHPQEEQRADITSLLQANFCRVQEALRVLEEYGKLYHGNMGIACKQMRYQVYTLESNLMGYQRHQLLWRSHLYLVTSPTDNLFAIAEAALQGGLTLLQYREKTADDLVRLERATRLRELCHHYGALFIINDRVDLALAVDADGVHLGQQDMPIAIARQLLGTQRIIGRSTTNPQEMQGAIAEGADYIGVGPVYETPTKAGKAAAGLEYVKYVSQNCQIPWFAIGGIDMSNLNDVMNAGAQRVAVVRSLIESDQPTLSTQYFLSQLHRIK